From the Athene noctua chromosome 22, bAthNoc1.hap1.1, whole genome shotgun sequence genome, one window contains:
- the LOC141969214 gene encoding protein-arginine deiminase type-2-like isoform X2: MPGNRTLRLQHGNRIEALCVLGTRISADVYGAAPAGAVSFSVKHTEGVSVEVACRGQAEVRSIPGRGTRWPLDEGTVLRFSMSRASTEVNDNKVTVSFYAEGGQPINQAGVFLTGIGISLDVDADRDGVVEKNNPNKASWTWGSEGHGAILLVSCDKDCPFTPASDCDDERVFSKEDLLDMSRMVLRTEGPQRLPRGYEIVLYIPVSDADKVGVFYVQNPFFGQRYVHVLGRRKLYHTVQYTGGVAELDFFVEGLRFPDDTFSGLVSIHVSLLETPVQGIPHTPVFTDTVVFRVAPWIMTPNTLAPVNVFVCSMKDNYLFIKEIKNLVNKAGCELKVCFGYINRRDRWMQDEIEFGYIHAPHKSFPVVLDSPQNTGLEQFPIKKLLGPDFGYVSREPLFEAITSLDSFGNLEVSPPVIVAGKEYPLGRILIGSSFPTSAGRRMTRVVRDFLYAQQVQAPVELYSDWLSMGHVDEFVTFVPTSDAKRFRMLMASPAACYKLFREKQKEGQGEATMFKGYLGTDTKRVTINKVLSNDILMQQNQYVQRCIDWNRDVLKKELGLTEEDIIDLPALFKLDKQGKAMPYFPNMVTMIILARDLGIPKPFGPVLEGECCLERQTRSLLEPLGLRCRFLEEVASYHGRFGEVHCGTNVQRQPFAFKWWHVTP, from the exons ATGCCAGGGAATCGCACGCTCCGGCTGCAGCACGGGAACCGCATCGAGGCCCTGTGTGTGCTGGGCACCCGCATCTCTGCCGACGTCTATGG GGCGGCCCCGGCTGGGGCAGTTTCCTTCAGCGTGAAGCACACAGAGGGGGTGAGCGTGGAGGTGGCGTGCCGGGGCCAAGCAGAGGTCAGGTCAATCCCTGGCAGAGGGACGCGGTGGCCGCTGGATGAGGGGACTGTCCTGAGGTTCAGCATGAGCCGGGCCAGCACTGAGGTCAACGATAACAAG GTAACTGTCAGCTTTTACGCAGAGGGAGGGCAGCCCATCAACCAAGCCGGGGTCTTCCTCACAGGCATCG GAATCTCTCTGGATGTCGATGCGGACCGGGATGGCGTGGTGGAAAAGAACAACCCCAACAAG GCAAGCTGGACCTGGGGTTCTGAGGGACATGGGGCCATCCTGCTCGTCAGCTGTGACAAGGACTGCCCCTTCACACCGGCATCGGACTGCGATGACGAAAGGGTGTTCAGCAAAGAAG ATTTGCTGGACATGTCTCGGATGGTCTTAAGGACTGAAGGGCCACAGCGCCTGCCCCGGGGGTACGAAATCGTTCTCTATATTCCTGTTTCTGATGCCGACAAAGTTGGGGTCTTTTATGTGCAGA ATCCCTTCTTCGGGCAGCGCTACGTCCACGTGCTGGGCCGGAGGAAGCTGTACCACACCGTGCAGTACACCGGTGGGGTTGCTGAGCTCGACTTCTTTGTTGAGGGGCTCCGCTTTCCTGATGACACCTTCTCTGGGCTGGTCTCCATCCATGTCAGCCTCCTGGAGACACCGGTTCAG GGTATCCCCCATACACCAGTATTCACCGACACAGTAGTGTTCAGGGTAGCACCGTGGATCATGACCCCCAACACTTTGGCACCGGTGAACGTCTTTGTCTGCAG CATGAAGGACAACTATCTCTTCATCAAGGAGATAAAAAACCTGGTGAACAAGGCTGGCTGTGAGCTGAAGGTTTGCTTCGGCTACATCAACCGTAGGGACCGCTGGATGCAG GATGAGATTGAGTTTGGCTACATCCATGCTCCCCACAAAAGCTTTCCAGTGGTGCTGGACTCCCCTCAAAATACAGGGCTGGAGCAATTCCCCATCAAGAAGCTGCTG GGCCCCGACTTTGGCTATGTGAGCAGAGAGCCCCTCTTTGAAGCCATCACCAGTCTTGACTCCTTCGGCAACCTGGAAGTCAGCCCACCTGTGATTGTGGCAGGGAAGGAGTATCCCCTGGGGAGGATCCTCATCGGCAGCAGCTTCCCCAC ATCTGCAGGGAGGAGAATGACCAGAGTAGTACGGGATTTCCTCTACGCCCAGCAAGTGCAGGCTCCCGTGGAGCTCTACTCCGACTGGCTGTCCATGGGCCACGTCGATGAGTTTGTCACTTTTGTGCCCACCTCTGATGCAAAG CGATTTCGGATGCTGATGGCCAGCCCCGCGGCATGCTACAAGCTCTTTCGGGAGAAGCAGAAGGAGGGCCAGGGCGAAGCCACCATGTTCAAAG GGTACCTGGGGACAGACACAAAACGGGTCACCATTAACAAGGTCCTTTCCAATGACATCCTGATGCAACAGAACCAATATGTCCAG CGCTGCATTGACTGGAACAGGGATGTCCTCAAGAAGGAGCTGGGTTTGACAGAGGAGGACATCATCGACCTGCCGGCCCTCTTCAAGCTTGACAAGCAAGGCAAAGCCATGCCGTACTTCCCCAACATG GTCACCATGATCATCCTGGCCAGGGACCTGGGCATCCCCAAACCCTTCGGCCCTGTGCTGGAGGGCGAATGCTGCCTGGAGCGGCAGACCCGCTCCCTCCTGGAGCCGCTGGGCCTACGCTGCCGCTTCCTCGAGGAGGTGGCCTCCTACCACGGCAGGTTTGGGGAGGTCCACTGTGGCACCAACGTCCAGCGGCAGCCTTTCGCCTTCAAATGGTGGCATGTAACGCCATAG
- the LOC141969214 gene encoding protein-arginine deiminase type-2-like isoform X1, whose translation MPGNRTLRLQHGNRIEALCVLGTRISADVYGAAPAGAVSFSVKHTEGVSVEVACRGQAEVRSIPGRGTRWPLDEGTVLRFSMSRASTEVNDNKVTVSFYAEGGQPINQAGVFLTGIGISLDVDADRDGVVEKNNPNKASWTWGSEGHGAILLVSCDKDCPFTPASDCDDERVFSKEDLLDMSRMVLRTEGPQRLPRGYEIVLYIPVSDADKVGVFYVQNPFFGQRYVHVLGRRKLYHTVQYTGGVAELDFFVEGLRFPDDTFSGLVSIHVSLLETPVQGIPHTPVFTDTVVFRVAPWIMTPNTLAPVNVFVCSMKDNYLFIKEIKNLVNKAGCELKVCFGYINRRDRWMQDEIEFGYIHAPHKSFPVVLDSPQNTGLEQFPIKKLLGPDFGYVSREPLFEAITSLDSFGNLEVSPPVIVAGKEYPLGRILIGSSFPTSAGRRMTRVVRDFLYAQQVQAPVELYSDWLSMGHVDEFVTFVPTSDAKRFRMLMASPAACYKLFREKQKEGQGEATMFKGKGTADTKRVTINKVLSNDILMQQNQYVQRCIDWNRDVLKKELGLTEEDIIDLPALFKLDKQGKAMPYFPNMVTMIILARDLGIPKPFGPVLEGECCLERQTRSLLEPLGLRCRFLEEVASYHGRFGEVHCGTNVQRQPFAFKWWHVTP comes from the exons ATGCCAGGGAATCGCACGCTCCGGCTGCAGCACGGGAACCGCATCGAGGCCCTGTGTGTGCTGGGCACCCGCATCTCTGCCGACGTCTATGG GGCGGCCCCGGCTGGGGCAGTTTCCTTCAGCGTGAAGCACACAGAGGGGGTGAGCGTGGAGGTGGCGTGCCGGGGCCAAGCAGAGGTCAGGTCAATCCCTGGCAGAGGGACGCGGTGGCCGCTGGATGAGGGGACTGTCCTGAGGTTCAGCATGAGCCGGGCCAGCACTGAGGTCAACGATAACAAG GTAACTGTCAGCTTTTACGCAGAGGGAGGGCAGCCCATCAACCAAGCCGGGGTCTTCCTCACAGGCATCG GAATCTCTCTGGATGTCGATGCGGACCGGGATGGCGTGGTGGAAAAGAACAACCCCAACAAG GCAAGCTGGACCTGGGGTTCTGAGGGACATGGGGCCATCCTGCTCGTCAGCTGTGACAAGGACTGCCCCTTCACACCGGCATCGGACTGCGATGACGAAAGGGTGTTCAGCAAAGAAG ATTTGCTGGACATGTCTCGGATGGTCTTAAGGACTGAAGGGCCACAGCGCCTGCCCCGGGGGTACGAAATCGTTCTCTATATTCCTGTTTCTGATGCCGACAAAGTTGGGGTCTTTTATGTGCAGA ATCCCTTCTTCGGGCAGCGCTACGTCCACGTGCTGGGCCGGAGGAAGCTGTACCACACCGTGCAGTACACCGGTGGGGTTGCTGAGCTCGACTTCTTTGTTGAGGGGCTCCGCTTTCCTGATGACACCTTCTCTGGGCTGGTCTCCATCCATGTCAGCCTCCTGGAGACACCGGTTCAG GGTATCCCCCATACACCAGTATTCACCGACACAGTAGTGTTCAGGGTAGCACCGTGGATCATGACCCCCAACACTTTGGCACCGGTGAACGTCTTTGTCTGCAG CATGAAGGACAACTATCTCTTCATCAAGGAGATAAAAAACCTGGTGAACAAGGCTGGCTGTGAGCTGAAGGTTTGCTTCGGCTACATCAACCGTAGGGACCGCTGGATGCAG GATGAGATTGAGTTTGGCTACATCCATGCTCCCCACAAAAGCTTTCCAGTGGTGCTGGACTCCCCTCAAAATACAGGGCTGGAGCAATTCCCCATCAAGAAGCTGCTG GGCCCCGACTTTGGCTATGTGAGCAGAGAGCCCCTCTTTGAAGCCATCACCAGTCTTGACTCCTTCGGCAACCTGGAAGTCAGCCCACCTGTGATTGTGGCAGGGAAGGAGTATCCCCTGGGGAGGATCCTCATCGGCAGCAGCTTCCCCAC ATCTGCAGGGAGGAGAATGACCAGAGTAGTACGGGATTTCCTCTACGCCCAGCAAGTGCAGGCTCCCGTGGAGCTCTACTCCGACTGGCTGTCCATGGGCCACGTCGATGAGTTTGTCACTTTTGTGCCCACCTCTGATGCAAAG CGATTTCGGATGCTGATGGCCAGCCCCGCGGCATGCTACAAGCTCTTTCGGGAGAAGCAGAAGGAGGGCCAGGGCGAAGCCACCATGTTCAAAGGCAAGGGGACAGCAG ACACAAAACGGGTCACCATTAACAAGGTCCTTTCCAATGACATCCTGATGCAACAGAACCAATATGTCCAG CGCTGCATTGACTGGAACAGGGATGTCCTCAAGAAGGAGCTGGGTTTGACAGAGGAGGACATCATCGACCTGCCGGCCCTCTTCAAGCTTGACAAGCAAGGCAAAGCCATGCCGTACTTCCCCAACATG GTCACCATGATCATCCTGGCCAGGGACCTGGGCATCCCCAAACCCTTCGGCCCTGTGCTGGAGGGCGAATGCTGCCTGGAGCGGCAGACCCGCTCCCTCCTGGAGCCGCTGGGCCTACGCTGCCGCTTCCTCGAGGAGGTGGCCTCCTACCACGGCAGGTTTGGGGAGGTCCACTGTGGCACCAACGTCCAGCGGCAGCCTTTCGCCTTCAAATGGTGGCATGTAACGCCATAG
- the SDHB gene encoding succinate dehydrogenase [ubiquinone] iron-sulfur subunit, mitochondrial isoform X2 encodes MAAAVVGVSLRRGVSARLLRAGPRPICRGAQTAAAVAPRIKKFAIYRWDPDKPGDKPRMQTYEVDLNKCGPMVLDALIKIKNELDSTLTFRRSCREGICGSCAMNIAGGNTLACIKRIDPDLNKITKIYPLPHMYVVKDLVPDLSNFYAQYKSIEPYLKKKDESKQGKEQYLQSIEDRQKLDGLYECILCACCSTSCPSYWWNGDKYLGPAVLMQAYRWMIDSRDDYTEERLAQLQDPFSLYRCHTIMNCTRTCPKGLNPGKAIAEIKKMMATYKEKATAA; translated from the exons atggcggcggccgtAGTGGGAGTCTCCTTGAGGCGCGGTGTCTCCGCGCGGCTCCTGCGGGCCGGCCCGCGGCCG ATATGTCGGGGAGCGCAGACAGCAGCTGCGGTGGCACCCCGTATCAAGAAGTTTGCCATCTACAGATGGGATCCCGACAAGCCTGGGGACAAGCCCCGCATGCAGACATATGAAGTGGATTTGAATAA ATGTGGGCCTATGGTGCTTGATGCTCTGATCAAGATTAAAAATGAGTTGGACTCCACTCTGACCTTCCGCAGATCATGTAGGGAAG GCATCTGTGGCTCTTGTGCTATGAACATTGCAGGTGGAAACACACTGGCCTGTATCAAAAGAATTGACCCCGATCTCAACAAGATCACTAAAATCTACCCTCTCCCCCACATGTATGTGGTGAAAGACCTTGTTCCC GACTTGAGTAACTTCTATGCACAGTACAAATCTATCGAGCCTTACCTGAAGAAGAAGGATGAGTCGAAACAGGGCAAGGAGCAGTACCTGCAGTCCATAGAAGACCGTCAGAAACTG GACGGCCTCTACGAGTGCATTCTGTGTGcctgctgcagcaccagctgcCCCAGTTACTGGTGGAATGGGGACAAGTACTTGGGTCCTGCAGTATTGATGCAG GCCTATCGCTGGATGATTGACTCCAGAGATGACTACACAGAGGAACGCCTGGCACAGCTTCAAGACCCATTTTCTCTCTACCGTTGTCACACTATCATGAATTGCACAAGGACTTGCCCTAAG gGTTTGAACCCTGGCAAAGCAATTGCTGAGATCAAGAAGATGATGGCAACTTACAAAGAGAAGGCAACTGCTGCATAA
- the SDHB gene encoding succinate dehydrogenase [ubiquinone] iron-sulfur subunit, mitochondrial isoform X1 produces the protein MAAAVVGVSLRRGVSARLLRAGPRPARGLEPSCPGSQICRGAQTAAAVAPRIKKFAIYRWDPDKPGDKPRMQTYEVDLNKCGPMVLDALIKIKNELDSTLTFRRSCREGICGSCAMNIAGGNTLACIKRIDPDLNKITKIYPLPHMYVVKDLVPDLSNFYAQYKSIEPYLKKKDESKQGKEQYLQSIEDRQKLDGLYECILCACCSTSCPSYWWNGDKYLGPAVLMQAYRWMIDSRDDYTEERLAQLQDPFSLYRCHTIMNCTRTCPKGLNPGKAIAEIKKMMATYKEKATAA, from the exons atggcggcggccgtAGTGGGAGTCTCCTTGAGGCGCGGTGTCTCCGCGCGGCTCCTGCGGGCCGGCCCGCGGCCGGCGAGGGGCCTAGagccctcctgcccgggcagtCAG ATATGTCGGGGAGCGCAGACAGCAGCTGCGGTGGCACCCCGTATCAAGAAGTTTGCCATCTACAGATGGGATCCCGACAAGCCTGGGGACAAGCCCCGCATGCAGACATATGAAGTGGATTTGAATAA ATGTGGGCCTATGGTGCTTGATGCTCTGATCAAGATTAAAAATGAGTTGGACTCCACTCTGACCTTCCGCAGATCATGTAGGGAAG GCATCTGTGGCTCTTGTGCTATGAACATTGCAGGTGGAAACACACTGGCCTGTATCAAAAGAATTGACCCCGATCTCAACAAGATCACTAAAATCTACCCTCTCCCCCACATGTATGTGGTGAAAGACCTTGTTCCC GACTTGAGTAACTTCTATGCACAGTACAAATCTATCGAGCCTTACCTGAAGAAGAAGGATGAGTCGAAACAGGGCAAGGAGCAGTACCTGCAGTCCATAGAAGACCGTCAGAAACTG GACGGCCTCTACGAGTGCATTCTGTGTGcctgctgcagcaccagctgcCCCAGTTACTGGTGGAATGGGGACAAGTACTTGGGTCCTGCAGTATTGATGCAG GCCTATCGCTGGATGATTGACTCCAGAGATGACTACACAGAGGAACGCCTGGCACAGCTTCAAGACCCATTTTCTCTCTACCGTTGTCACACTATCATGAATTGCACAAGGACTTGCCCTAAG gGTTTGAACCCTGGCAAAGCAATTGCTGAGATCAAGAAGATGATGGCAACTTACAAAGAGAAGGCAACTGCTGCATAA